The genome window ACTTGGAGAATTACCCAATCAAAGCAGAGGTCATCCTTCCGCTTGTGGACAAATACTTTGACCGCATCCTGCCCGCCCAGTGGAGCATGCTGGTTGCGGGGAGCCTGGATTTGGCCACACAGGTCATCCTGGCGGACATGTGCACAGAAATCACACAGAAACTTTGCGCAGACACCATTCGACTAATCATCCCGGACTTTAAGCTGCGCATTCAGACTGCGGGAAAGAGAAGAATGAAGCTCAAGGTGGAGGGTGGATTGTGCAGCGCCTTTGCTTTGGCACTCCATGTCCCAGAGCAGCCCTGTATTAACGCCCAAAAGCTGGACTCGCTCTTCAAGAAGGAGATTTCTCAGAGGGTCAATCACACCATGTCTACAGCCATCAACGCTGACGGTCAGCTGGTGCCTCTCCTTTACATCCCAGGAACTTTTGCCAGGATAGAAGTTCTGGCCAAGATGGTGCTGCTGGCTTGCGGAGCTCTGAAGGTTTATCTGAGCAAGATGGCCACAGACATGCAGTGCTTCAGACGAGGTTGGTGCCAACAGAAAAGCCAGAAATCCCTCCATGGTGCAAAGTGTGGGAATGTGTGCGTATTGAACCATGAGAAAACCAGAGAGGCGGTGATAAACATCCTCCGAAAATGGACTTACAGCGAGGATGAGTCCCTCTCACTCAGGATGACTCGTGAAGTTGAAAAAACAGCAGCACTGGTTGTCGAGACCATCATCAACCTGCACTATTCTGACCGCACAGACGGGGGCCGCAGTCGCACATCTACGCCTTATTTCAATCTGGGTCTCATAAAAGACCAACTCTGTGAGTTCTTTGAATGCTGCGTATCACCGGCAAGCAGCATTGAATCTTCCCGCAAACGCAACTTTTTGAACTTTTGCCGAAGGACTTTGGACACTCTGACCTCTGATATGCAGAAGGTTCGGTGTTGCTGCATGCGAATGCAAAGTGAAACAGAGATTTCCCTTCCTAGCAGTGTACTGCAGCCCCACAAGCCTGATTTCGATAATCTGTTCAGTTTGCGAGGAATCCAGTCACTTGTTGAGGAGGTGTTTCACAGAGTGCCGGTACCAGTGGATGCCGGTGTAGATGTGGACAGGCTCCGACACGAAGCAGACAGACTCACACAAGAAATGAAGGACAGAATCTTTCGTTACATGGCGACCAACCGGACTACGGTCCAGTCAGCAGAAGTCTGGAAGCGCTTCTCTGAGTTGCTCATCGTGGAGGTGGACGGAAAAAAAGCAGAGAATATTCAAGTTCTACATAAGATTGTGGAAGATACCGCCACAAAGTTTGTACAGCAACATCTCCTCTGGCTCAAGATGGAACCGATGACAAAGGGGAATCACACTGATGAGGTCATCTGTTGCTTGAATGACATCGACACGCTAATCACAGGAACCATGGTGCCAAATACAATTTCACTACCAAGTCTGCAGGACATTTGGCCAAAGACCCCACCTGCAAATAACGAATCGAGCAAGAAAGGTAGTATCACACCACGTTATGCTTGGGCTTCGTCCCACCAGCCATCGTCCGTGCAGGAGATGGTCACCAACGTACCGAAGAGGACACAAACACTGCAAGAGTTTGTTGATTTGGAGGAAATATAGTTGATCCTCGCTCATTCGTGCTTCAGCAGTTAGGTTACCAAATTTCTTTACCCTGCTTTAATTTGATTGTAaatacttttgctaaaatagaaagtGGTTTGATGACGAAAGAAAATGATGAATCCAGCAGATCTCAAGTGCATAAAATCACATTTCCAGCCCCAGAAAAATCTTTGACAAAATGTGATGTTGTGTAACTGCATGTTTTGTTAGTGCAATACTGTGTATCAGATGTGTTCAACTTAagtcccgggggccagatctggcccgccacatcatttaatgtggtcgtcCACGTCATaaacgtggtccgtcacatcattagggtggcccgccatgtcattcaatgttttCTGTCGCGTTATTCAATGCGTTTCTTCACGttgtttattgtggcccgccgTATCAATTAAATGTCTGTCACGTCATTTTAAGTGGTCCTTCTCGTCATTAAAGTGGCCTGTCATGTAATTTAAtgcggtctgccacatcatttaatgtggtctgttacGTCGTTTtaagtggtctgtcacatcaataaagtggcccgccatgtcattcaatgtggtccgtcacatcattttacatggtctGTCACGTCATCAAAGTGGCCTGTCATTTCATTTGAAATATGTcaaatttaatgtggtccatcatgtCATTAAAGTGGCCTGTCATGCCCTTAAGTGTGGTCCGCAACATCAATTAAAGTGGCCCTTAAtataaacaagtttgacacccctgctttgtaCTGTGACCCCTTAATTGTTCCTTAATGTGTACCACTAAATTTAAATCAATGCTTTGAACTGAGATGTGTATTTTAGCGTTGATGGCAGGTAGCTTGCAAGCTACTAGTAGCTCACAAACTGAGACATATACGCCTATGTTTAATGACAATTACTGCAGAGCGCAGATCCGCTCGTAAATAAAGTGCAGTGAGAATCAATTACCTGTTTTTTCTGAGTAGCTCTACAGTGAGTCAAGGCCTGCGGGACAAATCTGACCCTCCACATGATTTAAAGTCACATCAGACTTGGTCCGCTTTAATGATGCCACATTATTTATATGGCCGCATAGTTTGTGACTTGCAAAAAATCTGTTCAGTAAAGAACATTATGTTAGTCTTGCATCAAAAAGACTTCTGGACTTCTGTTGCATCTATATGTCCCAGTCTTGATCTTAAAACCAGAAGCACAGTGTAATGATTTCAAACAGAAGAAAAAGCTCAAGGAGGTGTTGATATTCAACACTGGGGCAGATGAGCATTAAAGCCTGCCTGATCcttagaaaaaaacatatatggtaCTTCACGAGGAAGATTGAGCGTCAATAAATTAGTAAAAGTCAGACTGATGTTTTGGAATATCATTAAACCGCGACAAAGGAATAAGACACCCAATGTGGTGTCTGCATTTTAAACTTTCTTGTTATGATTctcaacttattttttttaatccatattGACCACAAGATAGTCTTTTATCAACCACAACTTAAAAAAATCCTGCGTCATCCAAATACAATTTCTGTATTCGGCCTTTTTGACACTGGTGTTCCAAAACAACTAAAGTAGCTAACAATGACATAATTAAGTGATAATTAAAGGTGTCAACTGAAGAAAAGCTTTGTGATGTCATAATTATTTGGTCATAAAGACAGGACTTACTTGCTTTCTCTGATAAAAAGCCTCAATGTCACAAAGTCGTAAAGGTTTCCGTCTGCCATGCTGCAAATGGAGCAGTGACTCCCGCTGCCTGAACTCTAGCAGACACTTAAGTAATCGTCGTTATGGAGTCAGACAATTACACGATCAAAGCAGAGTTCATCCTCCCACTTGTGGAGAAACACTTTGACCGAATCCTGCCCGCCCAGTGGAGCATGCTGGCTTCGGGGAACATTGATTCGGCCACACAGGTCATCCTGGCGGACATGTGCACGGAGATCACGCAGAAACTTTGCGCAGACACCATCCGACTCATCATCCCGGAGTTTAAGCAGCACATACAAAATGCGAGCAAGAAAAAAATGAAGCTACAAGTGGAGGGCGGATTGAGCAATGCGTTTGCCTCAGCACTCAGCGTCCCGGAGCAGCCCAGCAAGAGCTCCCAAAAGCTGGACTCTCTCTTCAAGAAGGAGATTTCTCAAAGGGTCAATCACACCTTGTCTTCAGCCACCAGCACCGACAGTCAGCTGGCGCCACTCATTTACATCCCGGGAACTTTCACCAAGATAGAAGTTCTGGCCAAGATGGTGATGCTGGCTTGCGGTGCTCTGAAAGTTTATCTGCGCAAGATGGCCGTATACACGCAGTGTTTCAGACCGTGTTGGCGCAAAAAGAAGAGCCTGGAATCCCTGCGTAGTGCAAAGTGTGAGAACGTGTGCATATTCAACCGGGAGAAAACCAGCGAGGCAGTGATGAACATCCTTCAAAAATGGACTGACAGCGAGGACACGTCCCTTTCTGGCAGAAAAAATTGTGAACTTGAGAAAACAGCAGCGTCAATTGTCGAGACCATCATCAATGACCTGCACTATCATGACCACACAGAGGGGAGCCACAGTGGCTCCTCTACGCCTCATTTCGATCTGGGGCTTATTAAAGACCAACTCAGTGAGTTCTTTGAATGCTGCGTATCACCGACAAGCAGCAATGAATCTTCCCGGAAACGCAACTTTTTGAACTTTTGCCAAAGCAAGTTTGATGAACTAACATCTGAGCTGCAGAAGGTTCGGTGCCGCTGCATGCGAATGCACTTAGAGAAAAAGATGTCCTTGGGTGTCTCGCATACCGGCACCCCTGACACTGATACTGTGCTCAGCTTCCGGGGAATCCAGTCGGGACTTGAGGACGTGTTTCACAAAGTGGTGGTGCCAGCAGGGCAGGCCAGCATCGATGTGGACAGGCTTCGACATGAGGCTGACATATTCTCACGAGAACTGGCTGACAGACTCTACCATTACATGACCGCCAACCGTACCACGGTCCAGTCGGCAGGAGTGTGGAGGCGCTTGTCAGAGCCACTTATCTTGGAGGTGAACGAGGGAAAACCGGAGAATATTCAAGTTCTTCATAAGATCGTGGAAGACACCGCCACAAAGTTTGTACAGCAACTTCTCCTCTGGCTTAAAATGGAACCAATGAAGAGGGGGAAACATGTCGATGAGGTCTGTGGCTGCATGAGCGAAATCGACACGCTCATCTCAGGAAACGTGAGCCCACAAAAAATGCTGGCTGTGTGTATGCCCGATGACACGGTTGATACAAGGCCAAAGACTATGCCCTCACAGGTGGAATGTGCTGATTTGCCACCACAGCCACAAACAAGCTCCAATCAGGAAGAGATGGAGTCAGACACCACACCGCCAAAGACCCCGCCCTCCGGTGCCATACGCGTTGCTTGGCCATCGCCACTCCGCCCACCTTCCGCACAGGGGATTCTTGTTACGGACACTTCCCAGTCAAAGAGCTTACCCTCGGACAGGATGGGCGGTCCTTCGTTACTTCCGTCTCGCTCGGCCTCCGTGCAGGAGGAGATGGTTCTATCCTTGGTGGCGGTGCTGATCGTACAGTTGCTGACGTGCATCCCGAAGAAACATATGAAGGTTGTTCACTCCCGTGACACCCTGCCAATCATCCAGCGCCTCTCAAAGGAGGTGCTGCAGGACACGTGCTTGCGCAGCATCACTGACACGGACCTTTACAGCATGAACAAGGTGATGAAGGCCGTCATCCATGACCTGAAACGAGAGTTTCACTCCACAGAGAGATTGGTGGAGGCCTTCCTTTCTGATGAGCCAAGTTTCGATGATGCCATACTGAAGCTGCTCATGTTGAAGCTGGAAGTGCTAAAAGCATCTCAGCAGTGCAGAACAGAAAATACATTTTCCACTGTGCAGAGGGTTTTCCTCACAGCGTTTTGCATGCGCCCCTCAAGAACACAATGAAACTGAGGCTTAtagcttaaaggggaagtgcacttttttttggggAACTATgccaattgttcacaatcattatgaaagacatcacggatgtattttttttaatgcattcaaacttggaaataaatgtaaataaaagtcatttgggcttaaaggggaactgcactttttttttttaaattttgcctcttgttcacaatcatgaaagaTGATGAcggatgtatatattttttatgcattctaactaaaaaataaacataagtctgcttacagcgcagCCAATGGGAGGTACTCTATTCCgatttccgcccataaaacccaataaaaacattcaaaaaccacaaacaatactccatttacattttgtgacttgaatattaactaagtgatattgttattataagcgctaacgcagaccaactatttatagcggagCCCTGATTACGAGCTTGTGTGCTactgttgacatgatcgactgatcagctgcttccttgctCGTTAAACTTTATTCCaggtcataaatcatgcctctcacctgggtagaaggatgaggacgtattgcgtcaagttggtacattttgacagccaatttagacccggaaatggcgagaacaaaacgaaaagacgcttgtttccACCCCCATTATGTTGGCAAAGATTTATGAATCATTCTTcctctaaacgggaatatatgaacatcgcaGCAGTcagcattctaatgacagcagaccttatacagtaagtgatgttttaatgttggttcgctctcatgaagtctgcagtgagtaatattcGGTCATGTTGTTGAAGAAAAAGCGAACTTTGTGATACGTTTATGAAATGAATTCTCCAggtatgattaaaatgatcaaaattggtaaatattaaatgttcatACAAATGTgcacgttactacattacatatttacttacatcatgtatataaaaccttaatggaggtgtttgaatgttttaagggctttataggcagaatagagcagttCCCATGGGCTCTATTgtaagaatgcattaaaaaaaaaaacatcctcatGTCttgcataatgattgtgaacaaaattccccaaaaagtgcagttcccctttaaggttagATCCAAGAGCCAACATTCTGTTCATATTGTATATTGCTGGTCTTGTCGTCCTCTTCCGGACCGGAGGACGACGTAGGTATGCAATGGATCAAAACACACACCGGTGACGAATCATCCAATAAAAGCTTACTTGATTGAAAAGCGAGAGTACCAGCAGGTTCTGCAATTCCAGTACTTATAGACTAAAAGTCTGTAATCTCAGGTctcagggctattcaacttcttcatgaagagggccgcagtttcaagagatCAAGGACTCAGGGGCCagacatcaaaatgtggatgtgtctttagaaagtgcctctacaggttatattcctttgaaacTGTGTTTCCTTATATttattacaaagtaaacacatccgctttcacactgcactgtcaataagttcattattctgccctcgctacacGTTTCCAGTGTGCGCAGctcgacagatagttaacagcataaaGAAACAGAAGCTAAGTTTTGTTGGTGATTGATGTTCCTTTTGAATGATTTTTCTGCCTCATTTTTACGTCTGTATACATCTTCCTTTATTTAAGTTTGTAAGACTGAACATATAAACATTGCAAAAGtataacatccattgtgtattttccATAAATAATGCCCATtgtgtatgttacataaataaaataggtttagtgttaaaacacacaacaaacactgcacacatgtggtttaaaacaattaaacctaaggtgtagctttaTCGTCCCTGATCTGGTTAAATTCAGGGCTACATGTATTTAACCAATTTTCATCGCCAGAGTGTAATAGccaaaaacaacacgaccacgaatacaaaagacatcacaaagtcagaaaTTTCAATACatccatactttgttgtccagtcgctgttaaaGGTCCGATTTTGGCGATTCATTTAGATTTTATTTTAGGGTTTGATAGGGCTATCTCTGCTTCATCgtgacacatatgcctcactGTTTCCCCCTGCAGGGAGGAGGGAgcactgcatacatgagcaaccctgttttgaatggtttcattaagcctttttgggtgatgttcggcgggccaaattaaaagctttggcgggccaaCAGTTGAATAACCCTGAAGTAAGGGAATGTTTGTGACTAACAAACTAACCTTTGACAATACCTAAGCCGTGTGTCTGTTTCTCATGAAGCGCTGTCTGGACTCGGCATACCGCCGACAGATCTGCTGAGACTTGCTCTGGTGGAATCTATGTTCCACGTGTACATAGTGATCCTACTCTATTACCTGCCCACAATGATGTACCACTCTCTGTGTTGTTGACTTTCACCCTATGCAAAACATGTTATTTGTTAGACTATCAGATACTACAATATCAAGCCGAGACCTGTGTGCATGTAACTGATGAGTGTGCAGTAACGATGCAAGGGTACAattagagatattatcggccgataaatgctttaaaatgtaatatcagaaatgattagtatcggtttcaacctcccgattttcccgggagactcccgaatttcagtgcccctcccgaaaatctcgcggggcaaccattctcccgatttccacccggacaacattattgtccgggtggaaatcgggagaatggcacggccactctaccaacctagCTATACCGCTACCAACcgagcggcatagctcggttggtagagtggccgtgccagcaacctgagggctccaggttcaatccctgcttccgccatcctagtcactaccgttgtgtccttgggcaagacactttacccacctgctcccagtgccacccacactggtttaaatgtaacttagatattgggtttcactatgtaaagcgctctgagtctctagagaaaaagcgctatataaatataattcacttcacttcacttattgggggcgttccttaaaggcactgcctttagcgtcctctacaacctgtcgtcacgtccgcttttcctccatacaaacagcgtgccggcccagtcacatattatatgcagcttttacacacacacaagtgaatgcaaggcaaaattgatcaacagccatacaggtcacactgagggtgaccgtataaacaactttaacactgttacaaatatgcgccacactgtgaacccacaccaaacaagaatgacaaacacatttcgggagaacatccgcaccgtaacacaacagaacaaaaacagggagagcatgtcccaaattccaagctgctgttttgaggcatgttaaaaaaaataatgcactttgtgacttcaataataaatatggcagtgccatgttgggctttttttcccataactggagttgaagttgttctcttattttgtaaaaccttgtttttgattgcttgattgaaacttgtattagtagattgcacagtacagtacatattccgtacaattgaccactaaatggtaacacccgaataagtttttcaacttgtttaagtcggggtccacgttaatcaattcatgataaagttacattgtttaatgcaggggtgtccaaagtgcggcctgggggccatttgcggcccgcagctaattgcttaccggcccgccacacattctggaaatgctattgcaaaaataaaataaaaacattttagaaaGTGGAATgcagttgacacaaagctgccgtgcaggctattttttttcttttgtctttcttcatttttctttttttgccattgctccaaaaaatgttttaccaaaaaatcaatgttataatgaattatttttaattctccaattacttcaaaaatgtcactttaaaacgttttgtgtggaaaaaatattgcatatattgtgtggttgccatataaaaacatcaaacaaagcataaaacaaaccaaaataatagttaaaaaacGTAAAAttaacagatatatctgaagttgatctcgtgttgaaagtaaaaaataaataaataaatgtatcattttatgagtggggcaccttttggatcccaaagatatttagtggaattttatttatctttacactgtgattactcaaaaataataatgaatcaatggtgtTCTGTATTATTGAttatggctctaattactaaatactgcatatttcagctttactataaaaaaatgaaatgttgtctttgacaaaaaaggcatttttttacttcatatcaacccgaagttgatatagagatttactgtaagtgttaaataaaataaaaaaataataatttgacttatttttaacattttaatgactgagaccctttatggtccccgggagccctaaaggtaaaaaaaattaataaaatatcaaaatgccccccgcatgctttaatttttccatgtgcggccctcagtggaaaaagtttggacacccctggtttaatgcatcacaaataaattaggcataataatgtgttaattccacgactttatatatcggtatcggttgatatcggaatcggtaattaagagttggacaatatcggaatatcggataccggcaaaaaagccattatcggacatctctaagtacAATGTCTTGTTTTGTATTTGGGGACGGAAAATAAAGGTGTTGCCACCTGTTTGATCCTTCCAACATGTGAGCGTGCATGGAGAACATGAGAAAGTGTTCACACTACCAACCTGTACCACCGGTTGGGTTGTGGCTCGCTACTGCCCCACCTGATTCCTCAGCAGGGCGTCACCTGCTGTTATGCAGACAGCTGACACTATAAGAGCACCCTTCCTCGTGTTGTCTGTCATCAAATATGAATTTTCTTAAAAGCTCACTGGGTGCGGAGGCTATTGGCAAATTAGCTGGAGACAAAGTAGGTTAGTAAACATTTTTACTTTTCTCAACTTGCTGCTTCCTTGCAACCCCCCCGAGCACCATCAGTGCATGTTCGTCTGGCAAATGTGCTCCAGGCGAGTTTAAGTGACTGAAGTTTGTTTTGCAGAAGACATTGTGGAAGATGCTATGAATAAGGTgatgggaggaggaggaggaaaaggaGAGCAGGACCAAAATGACAATAACGGACTGGACCTGGGATCCCTAGTTGGAGGCAATGGCAATGACAACAAGGGGGGACTTGGAAACGTCATGTCGCTCATGGGCGGCGGAAAGGACGAaagcggaggaggaggaggtaagTCCTCAACTCTGACGGGACCTTCAGTCATTCAGGGCTCTGTAGAATCAGTCAACGCACGATGCAGCTGCGATGTCACCCAAAGTCAACTTCTTGTCTTCCTTTTTGCACAGGGATTGGGAACGTCGTCGGAAAATTGTTTGACTAGAACTCGGCAGGCGTCCTCCTCAGTCAACTGAAGCTTCACATCCTAAAGCTTCCGGCTGAAAACAAGTGCCCGATTCAACCTTTGACCCTGTTTTTCCTTAATTGGCTTACGTTGACAGAAAATGCTGTCGAGCACTCAACTGAGAATGTATCATTAAACCATCATCTGAAATAAATGATTCCAATACTACCTTGGTCATGTGTGTGATATGCCAATTTGTGTATTTCTGGGACGGTCTCTTAAAGACACTTTgctggtaaacaaacacaccctGTCAATCATGCTGATAAACTAGTCACACCTGCtacgtaaaaaaacaaaacaggatgCTAGCCATGGCCGCCaaacatagacttagacttaaacaaaGTTTaacgatccacaagggaaattgttaaacaatttcccttgttaatGAGAATGAAGCCGCAGAGTCGCAAGAACTAAAATACCTCAACATTTATGCTTACAAGGGCGTGTATGTTGATGTTGTTGTGAGTTTCTAGGGTGACTCACCAGCCCTGCAGCAGGTCCAAAAACCAGCCGCCCAAGCAGGTGGAACAGGTTGATCCTGACGAGATAGACACACCCACTTTCTGGTCGGTGCTCTGTGGATAAAGAACCTCACCTGTCAGAAGGCAAACAaggacacacacaaagacactcaAGATGGATAAAATGGCATCGTTTCTCGGAGACAAAGCCGgtgagtaaaacaaaaaaaagtattatttttccTCACATTGGTTTGTTTGCTGCCTCCATTTTGTCACTATTAGTGATATTTCCCGGTTAGGGTGGAACTCTATGGACTTTGATCGTGTAACATTACGGATAACACCACTGAATGTGTCGCTAAACAGTGTAACGTTAGAGAGCGAGTGTGTGGAAGCAATACAACCTTTCCACTCTCGCTACgacattggagccttgagtactgGCTGATAttgatcagcaggaatcatacatctTTCATATTTTGTAGTGTTTAATGTTGAAAAAGGCCTTGATCGAGTGATATGACTCAAAGAACGATAATAGTGTAGGTATGGAAAAACGCTAATCTATTTCTTAATAACCGCcttgaatggacttatgctgtctctaAGTTAAAGTGGTGTGGTTAGTTGGAAAACACCTTGGGGGGCACTAATTTATGAGGTTAAACTCATGACGCAGGTTGGATTTa of Entelurus aequoreus isolate RoL-2023_Sb linkage group LG09, RoL_Eaeq_v1.1, whole genome shotgun sequence contains these proteins:
- the LOC133657728 gene encoding heterogeneous nuclear ribonucleoprotein A0-like; this translates as MNFLKSSLGAEAIGKLAGDKVEDIVEDAMNKVMGGGGGKGEQDQNDNNGLDLGSLVGGNGNDNKGGLGNVMSLMGGGKDESGGGGGIGNVVGKLFD